A single Pseudoalteromonas phenolica DNA region contains:
- the mnmA gene encoding tRNA 2-thiouridine(34) synthase MnmA, with translation MSDNSQIKVIVGMSGGVDSSVSAYLLKQQGYQVEGLFMKNWEEDDNDEYCAAAEDLKDAQAVCDKLGIELHTVNFAAEYWDNVFEYFLEEYKAGRTPNPDIMCNKEIKFKAFLEFAAQALGADYIATGHYVRREERDGKFVMQRGLDDNKDQSYFLYTLSHEHIAQTLFPVGQVEKPEVRRIAEEQGLITHDKKDSTGICFIGERKFKDFLQKFLPAQPGKIEDTDGHEVGEHEGLMYHTLGQRKGLLIGGMKEGSGEPWYVVDKDVERNVLIVGQGKNHPRLFSNGLNANQLHWVDRVGPKGTTRCTVKTRYRQTDIPCTLLVGEDGMARVLFDEPQKAVTPGQSAVFYADDVCLGGGIIDSVIK, from the coding sequence ATGAGCGATAATAGTCAGATTAAAGTCATCGTTGGTATGTCCGGCGGTGTAGATTCTTCAGTTTCAGCTTACTTATTAAAACAACAAGGCTATCAGGTAGAAGGCCTGTTCATGAAGAACTGGGAAGAAGATGACAATGACGAATATTGTGCTGCTGCTGAAGATCTTAAAGATGCACAAGCTGTCTGCGATAAGTTAGGTATTGAACTTCATACAGTCAACTTTGCAGCTGAGTACTGGGACAACGTATTTGAGTATTTCTTAGAGGAATACAAAGCGGGTCGCACGCCAAACCCAGACATCATGTGTAATAAAGAAATCAAATTTAAAGCTTTCTTAGAATTCGCTGCACAAGCACTCGGTGCAGATTACATTGCAACTGGTCACTATGTTCGTCGTGAAGAGCGCGATGGCAAGTTTGTAATGCAACGTGGTCTTGATGACAACAAAGATCAAAGCTACTTCCTTTATACACTTAGCCATGAGCATATTGCACAAACACTATTTCCTGTAGGCCAAGTTGAAAAGCCTGAAGTACGTCGTATTGCTGAAGAGCAAGGTTTAATTACACACGACAAAAAAGACAGTACTGGTATCTGCTTTATTGGTGAGCGCAAGTTCAAAGATTTCCTGCAAAAATTCTTACCTGCGCAACCAGGTAAAATTGAAGACACTGATGGCCATGAAGTGGGTGAGCATGAAGGTTTGATGTACCACACGCTTGGTCAAAGAAAAGGCTTATTAATTGGTGGCATGAAAGAAGGCAGCGGTGAGCCTTGGTATGTAGTTGATAAAGACGTAGAGCGTAACGTCTTAATTGTTGGTCAAGGCAAAAACCACCCTCGCCTATTTAGTAATGGCCTAAACGCAAATCAATTACACTGGGTTGATCGAGTTGGACCAAAAGGCACAACGCGTTGCACAGTAAAAACTCGTTACAGACAAACTGACATTCCATGTACTTTGTTGGTTGGTGAAGACGGGATGGCAAGAGTTTTATTTGATGAGCCTCAAAAAGCAGTAACCCCTGGTCAGTCAGCAGTATTTTATGCTGATGACGTCTGCTTAGGTGGTGGTATTATCGACTCGGTGATCAAATAA
- the purB gene encoding adenylosuccinate lyase, whose product MELSALTAISPVDGRYGSKTTELRGIFSEFGLIKYRVTVEVRWLQALAKAQGIDEVPAFSDEANALLDSIVDNFSEADAARVKEIERTTNHDVKAVEYLLKEKVADNAELNAINEFIHFACTSEDINNLSHGLMLAEARDKVLLPYCDELLAAIKAKAVEYKSVPMMTRTHGQPASPSTMGKEFANVYVRLQRQRQQIANVELLGKINGAVGNYNAHLSAYPDYDWHAHAEQFVTSLGLTWNAFTTQIEPHDYIAELFDAIARFNTILLDFDRDVWGYIALNHFKQKTVAGEIGSSTMPHKVNPIDFENSEGNLGLANAIFAHLAQKLPVSRWQRDLTDSTVLRNLGVGMGYTLIAYQATLKGVSKLEVNAERLLEELDQNWELLAEPIQTVMRKYGIEKPYEKLKELTRGKRVNQEIMADFIDGLELPDTVKAEMKLMTPANYIGRAEAFIDELV is encoded by the coding sequence ATGGAGCTTTCAGCGTTAACCGCTATCTCTCCAGTGGATGGCCGCTATGGTAGTAAAACTACTGAATTGCGTGGCATTTTCAGTGAGTTCGGCCTTATCAAGTACCGCGTAACTGTTGAAGTACGTTGGTTACAAGCCCTAGCTAAAGCACAAGGTATTGATGAAGTACCAGCTTTCAGTGACGAAGCAAATGCGCTTTTAGACAGCATTGTTGACAACTTTAGCGAAGCAGATGCTGCGCGCGTTAAAGAAATCGAGCGCACAACGAACCATGACGTTAAAGCGGTTGAGTATCTTCTAAAAGAGAAAGTTGCAGATAATGCAGAATTAAATGCAATCAATGAATTCATTCACTTTGCATGTACATCTGAAGACATCAATAACCTATCACACGGTTTAATGTTAGCAGAAGCACGTGACAAAGTACTTTTACCATACTGTGATGAGCTACTTGCAGCAATCAAGGCAAAAGCAGTTGAGTACAAAAGTGTACCTATGATGACTCGTACACACGGTCAGCCAGCTTCTCCTTCAACAATGGGTAAAGAGTTTGCAAACGTGTATGTTCGTTTACAACGTCAACGTCAGCAAATCGCAAACGTAGAATTACTAGGTAAAATCAATGGTGCTGTAGGTAACTACAATGCGCACTTAAGCGCGTACCCTGATTACGACTGGCATGCACACGCAGAGCAATTCGTAACTAGCCTTGGCTTAACTTGGAATGCATTCACAACACAAATCGAACCACACGATTACATTGCTGAGCTATTCGATGCTATCGCGCGTTTCAACACGATTTTATTAGACTTCGACCGTGACGTTTGGGGCTACATTGCACTAAATCACTTCAAGCAAAAAACAGTTGCTGGTGAGATTGGTTCATCTACTATGCCACACAAAGTTAACCCTATCGACTTTGAAAACTCAGAAGGTAACTTAGGCCTAGCTAACGCAATTTTTGCACACCTAGCGCAAAAACTTCCAGTATCTCGTTGGCAGCGTGACCTAACAGACTCAACGGTTCTTCGTAACCTTGGTGTTGGTATGGGCTATACACTGATTGCTTACCAAGCAACATTAAAAGGTGTAAGCAAATTAGAAGTAAACGCAGAACGTCTTCTAGAAGAGCTAGATCAAAACTGGGAGCTGCTTGCGGAACCAATTCAAACAGTTATGCGCAAATACGGTATCGAAAAGCCTTACGAGAAACTTAAAGAGCTTACTCGTGGTAAGCGTGTTAACCAAGAAATCATGGCTGATTTCATTGATGGTTTAGAATTACCAGATACTGTAAAAGCTGAAATGAAGCTAATGACACCGGCTAACTACATCGGTCGTGCTGAAGCATTCATTGACGAATTAGTGTAA
- a CDS encoding lipoprotein-releasing ABC transporter permease subunit codes for MLSLFLSKRFSQTRQAGFASLLNKASTIGVLLGVSVLIVALSVINGFEEQLEKRLLSVVSHVTYDAPYEPISEWHSKVKILENQQGVLSAAPEINVTGMVQFKGKLKAAQIKGIDTASHENVSGVGEFIKQLNLNDLGQNEVILGAQIAKHLNLSIGDKFTLLIANKNAKTVLSAPKRINVTLAGLVNMGGPVDQSLALISLRSIQTALDLESDQVTSLRVKVTDVFEAHNIAMSAGRSLPDLVYVNSWFRTQGSLYQDIQMVRTIVFLVVVLIIAVASFNIVSSMVMEVKDKQSDIAILKTMGAKDSTIFSTFAFKGVVNALLGSLVGSAFGVVISLYLPEIFVWFYDDSDKNPLSGVYFVEFLPSKLIWTDIAITLSVTLVLALLASIYPAWQATKTDPAKVLGNG; via the coding sequence ATGCTTAGTTTGTTTTTATCTAAGCGTTTTAGTCAAACACGACAAGCAGGTTTTGCTTCACTTTTAAATAAAGCCTCTACAATTGGGGTTTTATTAGGAGTTAGTGTTTTAATTGTAGCTTTGTCGGTTATAAATGGTTTCGAAGAGCAGCTTGAGAAGCGGCTTCTATCTGTTGTTTCTCATGTTACTTATGATGCACCATATGAACCAATAAGTGAGTGGCACTCAAAGGTCAAGATTTTAGAAAATCAGCAAGGAGTGTTGTCAGCAGCGCCGGAAATTAATGTAACTGGAATGGTGCAATTTAAAGGAAAATTGAAAGCAGCACAAATTAAAGGCATTGATACTGCTTCTCACGAAAATGTTTCTGGTGTTGGTGAGTTTATAAAACAACTAAATCTAAATGATTTAGGTCAAAATGAAGTGATCTTAGGTGCTCAAATTGCTAAGCATCTAAATTTATCTATTGGCGACAAATTCACTTTATTAATAGCTAACAAAAACGCTAAAACAGTACTGTCAGCGCCAAAACGTATAAATGTAACTTTGGCTGGACTTGTAAACATGGGTGGTCCGGTTGATCAGTCATTAGCGCTAATCAGCCTTCGCTCTATACAAACTGCACTTGACTTGGAGTCTGATCAAGTGACGAGCTTAAGGGTAAAAGTGACGGACGTATTTGAAGCGCATAATATTGCAATGTCAGCTGGCAGAAGTTTACCAGACTTGGTGTATGTAAACAGTTGGTTTAGAACTCAAGGTAGTTTGTATCAGGATATTCAAATGGTTCGAACTATCGTGTTCTTGGTAGTGGTATTGATCATTGCTGTAGCTAGTTTCAACATTGTATCTTCGATGGTTATGGAAGTAAAAGACAAACAATCGGATATCGCCATACTAAAAACAATGGGTGCAAAAGACAGCACAATTTTTTCTACTTTTGCTTTTAAGGGTGTTGTAAATGCACTACTTGGCTCTTTAGTCGGTAGTGCGTTTGGTGTAGTTATCTCATTATATCTACCAGAGATTTTCGTCTGGTTTTATGACGATAGTGACAAAAACCCACTTTCTGGGGTCTATTTTGTTGAGTTTTTACCTTCTAAATTAATTTGGACCGATATTGCAATAACTTTAAGTGTAACCTTAGTACTCGCGCTTCTAGCCAGTATTTATCCAGCTTGGCAAGCAACAAAAACTGATCCTGCAAAGGTATTAGGAAACGGTTAG
- a CDS encoding GNAT family N-acetyltransferase, producing MVYHVTKVNWFEQQTLLTELREKVFVYELNLPKKVEFDALDKKSEHAIIYDDTNTPIGTGRLCPNGLISRVAIISQHRNKEAFYAILNYLVVIAKDKGLNNIYINSVLDEVPAFVEYGFSKKGGVFMEAGIPRQQLCCPVNDFNAEPFTMLH from the coding sequence ATGGTTTACCATGTCACTAAAGTTAATTGGTTTGAGCAACAAACATTATTAACTGAGCTCAGAGAAAAAGTTTTCGTTTATGAACTTAACTTACCTAAGAAAGTCGAGTTTGATGCGCTAGATAAAAAATCTGAGCATGCAATCATCTATGACGACACTAACACCCCAATTGGTACTGGCAGGCTATGCCCCAACGGACTAATCAGTCGAGTCGCAATTATTAGCCAACACCGTAACAAAGAAGCTTTCTATGCAATTTTAAATTATTTGGTTGTTATCGCCAAAGATAAAGGCTTGAATAATATCTACATTAACTCTGTACTTGATGAAGTACCAGCTTTTGTGGAATATGGTTTTTCAAAGAAAGGTGGTGTTTTTATGGAAGCCGGTATTCCAAGGCAGCAATTGTGCTGCCCTGTTAACGACTTTAATGCTGAGCCATTTACGATGCTACATTAG
- a CDS encoding pseudouridine synthase codes for MQNRAPKSNKRTFPKKPQNKKPFNKKRVVKEALPADQVKIVLFNKPFDVLCQFTDDQNRATLADFVKEKGVYAAGRLDRDSEGLLLLTNCGKLQHTLTNPKKDTDKTYWVQVEGVPSDESIYSLNKGVELKDGITKPAKVRIIQEPNVWPRNPPIRERKNIPTTWLEITISEGKNRQVRRMTAHIGHPTLRLIRYRIGKYTLDGINNGEYKVL; via the coding sequence ATGCAAAATCGCGCTCCTAAAAGCAATAAAAGAACATTCCCCAAAAAGCCACAAAACAAAAAGCCATTTAATAAAAAACGCGTGGTCAAAGAAGCGCTCCCGGCAGATCAAGTTAAAATAGTCCTTTTTAACAAGCCCTTTGATGTGCTTTGCCAGTTCACAGATGATCAAAACCGTGCAACTTTGGCTGATTTCGTCAAAGAAAAAGGCGTATACGCTGCAGGTCGGTTAGACCGAGACAGTGAAGGATTATTACTCTTAACAAACTGCGGAAAATTACAACACACTTTAACGAATCCAAAAAAAGACACCGATAAAACCTATTGGGTGCAAGTTGAAGGTGTACCAAGTGATGAGTCAATTTATTCACTTAATAAAGGCGTTGAATTGAAAGATGGCATTACTAAGCCTGCAAAAGTCAGAATTATTCAAGAACCAAATGTTTGGCCACGAAATCCACCAATTCGCGAGCGTAAAAATATTCCGACTACTTGGCTCGAAATTACCATTTCTGAAGGAAAGAACCGCCAGGTTCGTAGAATGACAGCCCATATTGGACACCCTACACTTCGCTTAATCCGCTATAGAATCGGAAAATACACTCTTGATGGCATCAACAATGGCGAATATAAAGTGCTTTAG
- a CDS encoding cupin domain-containing protein, with protein MFDLKINALTHAEFLKEYWQKKPLLIKGGFANFEDPIEPEELAGLAMEDDIESRLITNHDEKWESHHGPFEDFSLLTETNSTLLVQAVDHWHPIAAELLEPFRFIPNWRIDDLMISYSTPGGGVGPHLDQYDVFIIQGEGKRHWRVGMPDANLKEFAQNKSLLQVEQFNAIIDEVLEPGDILYIPPGCPHEGYAVENALNYSVGFRAPDTKDFLSNFADYLIDNELGKTRYSDKTLILRESCGELKNDEVEKIQTLMLDAIKDKEVIKQWLAVYLSQPKHDMDLLPLDEPITSNELINYVSSQVINRAGGVRTFYQLLDDSLLISVNNETFSLPVSMLDATKLLTDFSYFEADEIIPSVSCLEFAEMLTKLINEGYYFIQQEE; from the coding sequence ATGTTTGATTTAAAAATTAACGCATTAACTCACGCCGAATTTCTAAAAGAATATTGGCAAAAAAAGCCGTTATTAATCAAGGGTGGTTTTGCTAACTTCGAAGATCCGATTGAGCCTGAAGAGTTAGCGGGTCTTGCCATGGAAGATGACATTGAGTCTCGTCTTATCACAAACCATGACGAGAAATGGGAATCTCACCATGGCCCTTTCGAAGACTTTTCACTATTAACAGAAACTAATAGCACCCTACTTGTTCAAGCAGTTGACCATTGGCACCCTATTGCTGCTGAATTGTTAGAGCCATTTCGATTCATTCCTAACTGGCGGATCGATGACTTGATGATCAGCTATTCAACGCCCGGCGGCGGTGTTGGACCTCATCTTGATCAGTATGATGTGTTCATTATTCAAGGAGAAGGTAAAAGACATTGGCGAGTAGGCATGCCTGACGCAAATCTAAAAGAATTTGCACAAAATAAAAGCCTACTTCAAGTTGAACAATTTAATGCAATCATTGATGAAGTCCTTGAACCCGGTGATATTCTTTATATTCCGCCTGGATGCCCCCATGAAGGTTATGCTGTAGAGAATGCATTAAACTACTCTGTAGGCTTTAGAGCACCAGACACTAAAGATTTCTTAAGTAATTTTGCTGACTATTTGATTGATAATGAACTCGGGAAAACACGCTATTCTGACAAAACACTTATACTCAGAGAATCATGTGGTGAGCTCAAGAATGACGAAGTTGAGAAGATCCAAACCCTTATGCTCGATGCAATTAAAGACAAAGAAGTTATTAAGCAATGGCTTGCTGTTTATTTAAGTCAACCTAAACATGATATGGACTTGTTGCCACTGGATGAGCCTATCACATCAAATGAGCTAATTAACTACGTATCATCACAAGTAATTAACAGAGCTGGTGGGGTTAGAACATTTTACCAATTATTAGACGACTCATTACTTATCAGTGTGAATAATGAAACTTTCTCATTACCTGTCAGCATGTTAGATGCAACAAAATTACTAACAGATTTCAGCTATTTTGAAGCTGACGAAATTATTCCTTCAGTATCATGTTTGGAGTTTGCTGAAATGTTAACTAAGCTTATAAATGAAGGTTATTACTTTATCCAACAAGAAGAATAA
- the lolD gene encoding lipoprotein-releasing ABC transporter ATP-binding protein LolD has protein sequence MSNLVIDCQNLGKVYQDGKNKVEVLKGVNLQLEQGQMLSIVGSSGSGKSTLLHILGTLDQATTGHAKIKNVNVAKLSRNQQAEFRNANMGFIYQFHHLLMEFTALENVSMPLLIKGEKASLAHTEALSMLEKVGLGHRAEHKPSELSGGERQRVAIARALVTKPALVLADEPTGNLDKQNAIKIYDLLNELNQQLQTSFVIVTHDLELAEKLGRSVQLDDGVLTEVSHA, from the coding sequence ATGAGTAATTTAGTAATTGATTGTCAAAATTTGGGTAAGGTTTACCAAGATGGAAAAAATAAAGTCGAAGTCTTAAAAGGCGTTAACTTGCAGTTAGAGCAGGGACAAATGCTTTCAATCGTGGGTAGTTCAGGGTCAGGAAAAAGCACATTACTTCATATTTTAGGTACGCTCGATCAAGCAACAACGGGTCATGCCAAAATTAAAAATGTTAATGTTGCAAAGCTATCAAGAAATCAGCAAGCCGAATTTAGAAACGCAAATATGGGGTTTATATACCAATTTCATCATTTATTGATGGAATTTACCGCGTTAGAAAATGTATCAATGCCACTTTTAATAAAGGGAGAAAAAGCAAGTTTAGCGCATACAGAAGCGCTGAGTATGTTAGAAAAGGTTGGCTTGGGGCATAGGGCTGAACATAAGCCATCTGAATTATCAGGTGGCGAACGCCAACGTGTTGCTATCGCCCGAGCGCTCGTGACTAAACCAGCTTTGGTATTGGCTGATGAGCCAACAGGTAATCTGGATAAACAGAATGCTATAAAAATTTATGACTTATTGAATGAGCTTAATCAACAATTACAAACCAGTTTTGTCATCGTCACACATGATTTAGAGCTTGCAGAAAAACTAGGTCGAAGTGTGCAGTTGGATGATGGTGTTTTAACTGAGGTTAGCCATGCTTAG
- a CDS encoding DUF4826 family protein, whose protein sequence is MTENNNQKVPMNEEQLNQWQRECLANAQKFLADKGVIPVSILEKECRILPPLCAIWKIKGNDANTYWVITGRLPTDAVQVGAAESARDVLRHFSFQWQLKADNIMANKPVDQTQVDFANLLVNRAHGIYELFENEQLWANVAS, encoded by the coding sequence ATGACAGAAAATAATAATCAAAAAGTACCAATGAACGAAGAACAACTTAATCAATGGCAAAGAGAATGTTTAGCTAATGCTCAGAAATTCTTAGCGGATAAAGGTGTAATACCAGTGAGTATTTTAGAAAAGGAATGTCGAATTCTTCCACCTTTATGTGCAATTTGGAAGATAAAAGGCAACGATGCTAATACTTATTGGGTTATTACAGGTCGTTTACCCACTGACGCTGTGCAGGTTGGAGCTGCCGAAAGTGCAAGAGACGTGTTACGTCATTTTTCATTTCAGTGGCAACTTAAAGCAGATAACATCATGGCAAATAAGCCAGTTGACCAAACGCAAGTTGATTTTGCCAATTTACTTGTGAATAGAGCGCATGGTATTTATGAGTTGTTTGAGAATGAGCAATTGTGGGCTAATGTAGCATCGTAA
- a CDS encoding lipoprotein-releasing ABC transporter permease subunit: MFQPVSLFVGLRYAKSSKGNAFISFISFFSIAGIALGLMSLITVSSVMNGFEQTLKSAMLDMIPHVQLKPERKLEVPGQIKKQLAELSSVKRIQPYLTSDVILQTNEELLGVRLQGVFKGGVSLLEAHIESGSIKQFQSGKYQLAISRYLANSLKVQVGSQIRVIMPEVTSYSPMGRLPAQRLFTVAIIYNSKSEADTQLAFSDGQSLAKLMRKKSEAELDISVSLHDAFSLDDFYKEFASLQTTNLKAIDWQVQQGALFAAVAMEKRVMSLLLGLIVLVAIFNIISGLSMMVKEKQGEVAILQTIGFTPAMISKVFMIQGLYNGVIGTLLGLFAGLLLANYINEVMSLIGVSLLGGLTLPVKFELTGLIIMAALSILLSFVATLYPAKQAAKVMPAEVLRYE, encoded by the coding sequence ATGTTTCAACCAGTTAGCCTTTTTGTTGGGCTTCGATATGCTAAATCGAGCAAAGGAAATGCGTTTATTTCATTCATTTCTTTTTTTTCAATTGCAGGTATCGCTTTAGGACTTATGTCTTTGATTACAGTAAGTTCAGTAATGAATGGCTTTGAACAGACATTAAAAAGTGCCATGCTTGATATGATCCCTCATGTGCAACTTAAGCCAGAAAGAAAACTGGAAGTACCAGGCCAAATAAAAAAACAGTTAGCAGAGCTAAGCTCTGTCAAGCGTATTCAACCTTACCTTACTTCAGATGTCATATTACAAACAAATGAAGAGCTTTTAGGAGTTAGGCTGCAAGGTGTGTTTAAGGGAGGCGTGTCACTTTTAGAAGCTCATATAGAATCAGGAAGTATTAAACAGTTTCAATCAGGTAAATATCAATTAGCGATCAGCCGTTATTTGGCAAACAGCTTAAAAGTTCAAGTAGGTAGTCAGATCAGAGTAATAATGCCTGAAGTTACAAGTTATTCACCGATGGGGAGACTCCCTGCACAAAGACTATTTACGGTTGCAATTATTTACAACTCTAAAAGTGAAGCTGATACTCAGCTAGCTTTTTCAGATGGCCAGAGTCTTGCTAAATTAATGAGAAAAAAATCAGAAGCTGAATTAGATATCAGTGTTTCCCTTCATGATGCATTTTCTCTTGACGACTTTTATAAAGAGTTTGCATCGCTACAAACAACAAATTTAAAAGCTATCGATTGGCAAGTGCAGCAAGGTGCGCTTTTCGCCGCAGTTGCTATGGAAAAAAGAGTGATGTCTTTGTTGCTAGGACTAATTGTTTTAGTCGCAATTTTTAATATTATTTCAGGTCTTTCCATGATGGTGAAAGAGAAACAGGGCGAAGTAGCTATTTTACAAACAATAGGGTTTACGCCTGCGATGATATCTAAAGTGTTTATGATTCAAGGTCTTTACAATGGAGTCATAGGTACTCTCTTAGGTTTATTTGCAGGTTTATTGCTTGCAAATTATATCAATGAAGTAATGTCTTTAATTGGTGTGTCATTACTTGGCGGATTAACTTTACCTGTCAAGTTCGAGTTAACAGGCCTGATAATCATGGCTGCGTTGAGTATTTTATTAAGTTTTGTCGCTACCCTTTATCCAGCTAAACAAGCTGCGAAAGTAATGCCTGCTGAGGTTTTAAGATATGAGTAA
- the hflD gene encoding high frequency lysogenization protein HflD, with amino-acid sequence MSTSYVLPLAAMCQISKLVQKTAKYGQFNEAEVGTFLKSIVNLSPAQPEDVYDDKWVIKDGYKTLIQQLSPEGEKDVELVKYVGSLMQLERALSANPKALDELANRLKQVERQLLHFDICDSTIVAAFADIYSQVLSPLGQKIQVFGQPDLLKQPSYQHKIRALLLAGIRSAVLWRQLGGKRRQFFFGKKKIIEIAKNSI; translated from the coding sequence ATGTCGACAAGTTATGTTTTACCGCTGGCGGCTATGTGCCAGATCAGCAAACTTGTGCAAAAAACAGCAAAATACGGCCAATTTAATGAAGCTGAAGTCGGTACTTTTTTAAAAAGTATTGTTAACCTTAGCCCAGCTCAGCCAGAAGACGTGTATGACGACAAGTGGGTCATCAAAGACGGTTATAAAACGCTTATTCAACAGCTCTCTCCTGAGGGTGAAAAAGATGTTGAACTGGTTAAATATGTTGGCAGTTTGATGCAGTTAGAGCGCGCTCTTTCAGCAAACCCAAAAGCATTAGATGAGCTAGCAAACCGTTTAAAGCAAGTTGAAAGACAGCTATTACACTTTGATATTTGCGACAGCACCATAGTTGCTGCTTTTGCTGATATCTACAGCCAAGTACTTAGTCCCCTTGGACAAAAAATTCAAGTATTTGGTCAACCAGATTTATTAAAACAACCAAGTTACCAACATAAGATCCGAGCGCTTTTATTAGCAGGCATTCGTAGTGCCGTGCTTTGGCGCCAACTTGGTGGTAAGCGACGTCAATTTTTCTTTGGCAAAAAGAAAATTATCGAAATCGCGAAAAACAGTATTTAA